atacaaaaaagatcttcatggcccaggtaaccacgatggtgtgatcactcatctagagccagatatcctgaaatgcagagtcaagtgggccttaggaagcatcactacaaaaaaagtTAGTGAAATgatgaattccagttgaactatttcaaatcctaaaagatgctgctgtgaaagtgctgcactcgatatgccagcaaatctggaaaacgcagcagtggcacaggactggaaaaggtcagttttcattccaatcccaaagaaaggcaatgccaaagaatgctcaaactactgcacaactgcactcatctcacacactagaaaagtaatgctcaaaattctccaagccaggcttcaacagtatatgaaccatggacttccagatgttcaaactggatttagaaaagacagaggaaacagaagtcaaattgccaccatccggtggatcatcaaaaaagcaagagagtttcagaaaaacacctacttctgctttattgactatgcaaaatcctgtgactgtgtggatcacaacaaactgtggaaaattctgaaagagatgggaataccagaccaccttacctgcctcctgagaaacctatatgcaggtcaggaagcaacagttagaactggacatggaacaacagactggttccaaataggaaaaggagcacatcaaggctgtatattgtcaccctgcttatttaacttatatgcagagtacatcatgagaaacactgggctggaagaagcacaagctggaatcaagatcgccgggagaaatatcaataacctgtgataggcagatgacaccacacttatggcagaaagtgaagaagaactaaagagcctcttgataaaagtgaaagaggagagtgaaaaagttggcttaaaacccaatattcagaaaactaagatcatggcatccagttccatcacttcatggcaaatagatggggaaacagttgcagacttttttttgggagggtggggctccaaagtcactgcagatggtgactgcagccatgaaattaaaagacacttactccttggaagaaaagttatgaccaacctagacagcatattaaaaagcagagacattactttgccaacaaaggtccgtttaatcaaagctatggtttttccagtagtcatgtatggatgtgagagttggactataaagaaagctgagtgccaaagaattgatgcttttgaaatctgtggtgttggagaagactcttgaaagtcccttggactgcaaggaattccAACCAGtatttcttaaaggaaatcagtcctgaagattcattggaaggtctgatgttgaagttgcaactccaatacttttgccacatGATgcaaactgactcatttaaaaagaccctgatactgagaaagatttaaggtgggaggagaaggggacaacagaggatgagatggttggattgcaatGCCAACtgaacggacatgagtttgagtaaaccccaggtcttgggatggacagggaggcctggcatgctgcagttcatggggtcgcaaagagtcagacacgactgaacggctGAACTGAAGAGTCGTTTTTGGAGAAGATATAAATTACTTTttctaatacatatatttaataaaagcCAAAGCACAAGCTTACCTTTAAGAATGTGGTgaacacaatgaggtaccattacacaccagtcaggatcgttgttatccaaaagtctacaagcaataaatgctggagagggtgtggagaaaagggaaccctcttacactgttggtgggaatgcaaactagtacaaccactatggagaacagtgtagagatttcttaaaaaaactggaaatagacctgccatatgacccagcaataccactgctgggcatacacaccgaggaaaccagatctgaaagagacacgtgcaccccaatgttaattgcagcactgtttataatagccaggacatggaagcaacctagatgtccatcagcagatgaatggataaggaagctgtggtacatatacaccatggaatattagtcagccattaaaaagaattcatttgaatcagttctaatgagatggatgaaactggagcccattatacagagtgaagtaagccagaaagataaagaccaataaagcatactaacgcatatatatggaatttagaaagatggtaatgataaccctatatgcaaaacagaaaaagagacacagatgtacagaacagacttttggactctgtgggagaaggcgagggtgggatgtttcgagagaacagcatcgaaacatgtatattatcaagagtgaaacagatcaccagcccaggttggatgcatgagacaagtgctcgggcctggtgcactgggaagacccagagggatcaggtggagagggaggtgggaagggggatcgggatggggaatacatgtaaatccatggctgattcatgtcaatgtatgacaaaaaccactacaatattgtaaactaattagcctccaactaataaaaataaatggaaaaaaataaaagagaaacaaatacaaaaaaaaaaaaatgtggtgaaAGCATTATGATGGTAAAGGAAGCCAGTGTGCTCTAGGATATTGTTTCTTAGGGAAATAGGATAATGAAATGACTTTCATGATAGTGATATGTGATAGTAGCCAACATTCATGGAGCACTTGTTATATATGTACTTAGAATTTTGcatggcttattttacttaagtttttaaaaatggagaagaaTGGATATTAGTCTATTTTGAGAGGTTGTTTGCAACATATGTATCTTTTATCTTGCTAATCATTCTAACCAAGAGCTATGTACCAtcttttttgttcattcatttcaatATCTGTTGAGCTCTTTTAATGTTCCAAGAACAGTTTTAGGTGCTAGGTGCTGGAGATATAGCACGGAATGAATAAAATGCTTTTATCTTAGGGAGataaaaaggagaggaaagagaataaGATAGATGTTAGATAAACAGGTTAAaattttaggaataaatctaGCTTTTAAAATCAATGGCAGCCACCCTTCTAGTATCACTATGTATCACGAACATTTCATATATTAACTAATATTGTAAAcgtaaatttatttttgattcagcaaatattaaacTCCAACTATATATGATACATTGGATAAATGACAgtaaacaaacaagaaactgagtctcagaaaggACAGTAATTTGTCCAAGATCCAAGTAATCGGTAAATGGCAAAACTGGGATTTTGAAAAACATATGTGAAGCTAGTGAAATAATCTTGGTCCACAGACAAGCGCCATAGCAGAAAAGAAGTCAGATTCTCTTTGAAAGTAAAGATTCTTTTTGAAGGTAAAGATTCATTTTGGTAAACTTGAATTTGAGATATTATACCCACAATGTGAAACTGTCAAGTAGACAAGTGAATTTACAAGTCTGAAATAAAGGAGAACAACTTGTGCTAGAGATAAATATTTGAAGGCTGACAGCATACAGGTAGATAATAATATTGATTGTGGCAAAGCTCATATCTATAGATTGCCAGCATTCAATTAGCAAAGTTGTCACTAGGTTATAAAAAGTGACGATCTTGACCTTTTCTCAGATTCAGAGGATAGAAGTTCAGGTGATTTTGTGATGAGACATGGATTATGGTAAGCCTCATGGACAACAaacttagggtttttttttttggttttactttttaaattgtatttgtttAGAAGCTTTGactgtctttaaatatttggagAAACATTCAGCTGAGATGCAAAGTTGTATGTCAtaaagcagtggttcttaaaTGATAATGTACATAAGAAAAACCTACGGATCAAAGCTAGTTAAAAATTTGATTCCTAGGGCTCATTCCTAGAAACACTTATTCAGTGGAATATGAATGGGGACAAGGGATTTTTTTAAGCTTACTGGATAAATCTGATGTAAAGTTTATAGACCTCACTTTGAAAAATTCTGCTACTGCTCACTGAACAAATTGTTTTGTCTTAGTATTGTAAAGATAGCTGCTCTTGGTGCATCTGCCCAGCAATCATTAAACCAAATAGGAGTTTTTTCAGTTCTGGTGATGTAAGACAGGTAGCTTATTGACCCTTTACCCTTAGTGCAAGTTAATTAACaaggttcttttcttttccttaattacTTTAACAATGTTCCTAAGAACAGGTTGATAGCGAAGGACAGCATTTAAGAATAGTAGGTGATGAAATGGGAGACAGTAAATAAAGGGAACCTAAAGGCTTTGCCCACTGGAGTCTGTCATCCAAAGTACACACGATAATGCTAAAttcacaccaacattcaaatttgtgattcatttgttcattcagcagACAGTAAGAACTATGGCCCAGGCACCATGGCGGACCATGGACTCTAGTCACTGGATTCCTCTCAGAGACCAGCCCATTGGATAAGAGGGACAGTCCAAAAGCAGGTAGGGAAGATTTCCATTCTAAGACACAAACTCACCAGTACACCACAGTCCGACTCTGTGTTGAGGCCCCGTGTGAACAACATCTCTGTtccaccaccacccaccaccccctGCGCACGGTGgcggttgttcagttgctaagccatgtccgataTCCCTGGACAATACCAAAGCTGGGTAGAAACAATAACCCTGGATGCTGAAATCTGAGATTTCCACGTGCAACTGAAGCAATGAGAAGGCTGGTTTAATCTAACGGGCCCTGTttgttgaattttcatttttctattgtcCGATACTTCCTGAATTCCTTGAAGCAGGTCCCATAAACCCTCAAGCCTGCTTCTCCAAGCAATGTAATGGGATTCACTAATACTACTGTATTTCAGAGTAATAGCTCATCCAAAGTGTGTTGAACTCCTTATAGTTGTTAACTGCTAACAGAAATCAGATTAAGGTAAAATGAATGGAAGGGAGTCTGCATTTTACTATCTTGAGCATTTGTTTTAGATCTGTAGATAGAGCCTGCTTAGAGCCCagcactgttttttgtttgttttttctaaaaaGGTTGAACTATTTCCATCatgtttctctaatttttcttgactatcaagaaattttaaaatgttttatgttcaTTTCTAACAGTTTTCTTAAGTCTAACTTCTCTGAACAGTGATTTTCCTCATCATGTGcctttttattcagtttttattgCTCTTTGTGATGATGTTTGGGACCTTTTTGTACTTCTGTGTTTTACTAAAGGTCTCCTAGATCCCTTTTAGACACACAAGAGTATAACTGGATGGTAATATGATTGGTACTTGAATATCAAACTGAGACAATTGTCACTGCAAATATGcagaatttataaaaagaatgaaggtaAGCTCCGTGTGCCACTCCTCTTAGACACTTTAGGCAGATCAAGGATGTAAATGATGTCAGAGTCAGGAGGAGAGATTATGATAAAATTTATAAAGAGGGAGTGATAAAAATAGCTATCATCGAAAGACCACAGATAACAAacgttggcaaggatgtggagaaaaagaaccttcctacactgttggtgggaatgtaattggtgcagccactatggtgaACAGTATGGGGTTCCTCAAAAACCTAAACATAGAACTAtagtatgatccagcaatccctctcctagGTATACATCCAAAGAATCAAAAACACTAACTTGGAGTACATGTATCatttcaatgttcatagcagcattattaacaACAGCCAAGCCATGGAAGtgactcaaatgtccatcaatggataaatggataaagctGTGggttatataaaatgaaatattactcagatgtcaaaaagaattaaataatgccatttgaaataACATAGACCATGatccttagtgaaataagtcagaaagacaaatactgtatgttatcatttatatataaaatctaaaaaaagcaaatgaataaacagGAATAGACTTGCAAATatggagaacaaactagtggttaccagtaagaagagggaaggaagggcaaGACAGAAGTACCAGATTAACAGTACAAATtactatgtaaaaaataaataagctaccaGGAtacactgtacagcacaggggatTTAGCCAATATAATATCTTTCAGTGgactataatctataaaaattttgagtcACTATCTTGTTCACCTGAAAGTAATACAGTAAATCAAACTATCTCAagtagaaaacttaaaaaaaaataagtgtttcATATGGGCAACAATATCTTTGATGTATACTTATATTCTTTAGACCACAAACACTAGCCTGATAACCCACAGATATGTCAGTTATAGTCTACTTACCAACATATACTTTATTATCGGTATAAAATTTAAACAACTATTTGAAGAAACAAGGAAACAGAGTATACATTGAAAAGCAAGCCTGAAATTACAACACTAGGGAAATTTAAAGGTCATCTGTTGGCAGCTTTTGGTTGCAACTGTGGAGACCTCTGCTTGCCCTGAGAAATAACTAATGGGTGGGGCTCTTGCTAAGCAGTATGACAATTTCACTTTATCCCTTGCCTACCCTGATTGTTCCAAGAATAAGTCAGGAACCGAGAGGCTTTATTGAGAAGGAGAGTTTTATAAGCAATGGTGTGCTGTTGAATAGCCTTTCCAAAAAGAAAAGCCCTGATTGCCAATTCCCATGGTATAAATAGTCCCACCATAGccaatttcaaaaatgactatATTTCATAGCCAGAATGTGCAAGTTTTGAAAATATACCAATCAGTTCTTAAGAACAGGgattccctactggctcagatggtaaagagtctgcctgcaacgcgggacaTCTGAGtcagatccctggatcaggaggatcccctggagaaggaaatggcagcccactccagtattcttgcctggaaaatcccatggacagaggagcctggtgggctacagtccatagggtcacaaagagttggacatgactgaacaacttcttTCTTATGAGCTAGTGCTGGCCCACTCCAGCACACTACTGCTTATAACTCAACAATGATTAACACCAGCAAGTTTCCATAAATATATGTCATATAACTTTAATTTCctgagaaaatatacagatgcaaGAGGAACCAGGCATCCAAGTCTTTGGGCCAACAAGTACTCAacagatttcattaaaaaaaaaaatactaagaagCACCTTGGCCTCAGGCTTAGTTTGCTCCTAAGCAgacaatacaaatatttttaaattagctttATATGGTGATATTATTAACATACTGTAGCTTTTTACAAATATCCATAAATATCTTAAACTGGGTTATCATGTAATCATATTACATACCTTTCAACAAGAACCCGTAAGCAGCTAGTTAATTTTGTAGAGTCCAAAACTTTAGCAGACCATCACTGAGTTGAATGTTATTCATTATTTTTGGAACTTAATACATTTGACCAAGACAGGATTTACAAAGTGAGGAAGGGAGTTTGGTTGAAGTCAGTCCTGAACAACAGCCCATGCTCCCGATTCCAggtaaggaaaggaaaagaagtgtTTGAGAAAGGAAGGCACTGGTGTAGCTTCCCTCTATCTGCCAAGGGAATATATACCCCTTGAAGATCTAATCTGCTAAACTTTATAGACATCCAACATGAGAGCAGAAACACCAACCCTAAAGCTAAAATAGTGTGATACAGTGGGAAGCCCAAGGCCCCTTGTTAATCATTCATTCTGTGGGGTGAAGCAAGTTACCTATGGTCCACCTGCCTCCATATTCTCAATGTTAAAATTGTGCCAAAATATCTGCCCCATTAACTTTCTAGAGTTGCCATGTGATATATGAAAGTACTTTGCAAACTGCCTAGCCAGCTAAAAATACAGAATCATGACATGAAAAAATACAGTACTGGTAATATCAATTTCTATAGTTAAATCTTATGGTTAGTACTGATTGCTCTTTCTTTACCATCAGCCATGTTTAGGCACATAGAAAAACAAGTTCTCATGAAGCCCTATGTAAAGGTTCAGAATGACCCTTTTGACCAGCTGTTTTTATAAAGCACCAAGCATCCTGAGtgtgattaaattaagaaaaattcccGAATAAAGTGCATCCCATTCTAATGCCACCTGTGTCTCTGTCCCAATAGTTCTCCAAAGGTATCTCTGTCCCCTCATGCCATCAGATGTAAAGTGGGGTATTGCTGGCATAGCAGTGGCCACCCTCCAAGTCTGACTACTTTTTATTAGGAGGGTCTCAGAAGATAGGAATATGGGAAGAATGAAGTCAAGCAATCCACAGTCCAAGAATATGAGAACAAGGGCAGGCTACTGCCCTGGATCTTTTCTGCACACAAGACAAGACTTCATTTTTCTACCCAGAGATTCAAGGGTTAGACAAAGACACTTCGAGAAGATTCTGTCCTCTAGCCACCCATATTCATTTCATGAACtaataaaactgtctttgctgATCTAACATCTAGGGTTACCAAATGTCTTTTGTCCTTCTTCTGAGTCTCATTCAGATAggcatgagaaaagaaaattcacatgCAAGGAGTTCTGTTTCTGTTGATTTGTATACTCAGATGAACTGTAGAGACTGAAAATCTTCCTTGTCCAGCCTATGCACTGATGTCTCTGCAAGTGCTGAAGAAGACGAGGAGACTGAATCAAGTCTCTAGGAGATGAATTGGGAATTTGCAAGTAGAAAGATCCCCCAGTATGTCTTATTTTTCAGAATCTGATGCTCAGCATTGAATATCAAGTCTATTACATCTCCAGCGTGGAATTCGTAAGCCCCTCCTACATTCTGGATCGTAGAGTTGTTGGTTAGAGCTTGTATGGGGTCTTCATTCTTACGCAGCTGCACCTCAAAAGGAGCTCGTCCCTTGTAGGCTGTATTGGGAGCCACTTGgccataaattaaatataaaccaTTCTGAAGTATCTTCAGCCTCCAGTCAGCTGTCTTATTCACACAAGAAGGCTCAGGAGAGGGCATTTGCCATTTTGAAGGTAATGGTCCTACAAGATATTTATAAGGGCGgcggtggggtggtggggggaagtggggtgggtgggagaaaaaatagcaaagcatagttatttaattatttcatcATTCGTGATTATAGTTCTTTTCTATTTATAGGAAAGGTCTATACTAGTTCTCTCCAAACCCACTCCCTATCTTTGAAGAAATTGCCTAAGTTTCTCTCTTGCTTGGAGGGCTCTAAGAAAATAAGTTTGAAATAGGGAAATGGGTTAAGTTTTAGGTGGCACTGTATCACTTGTCAATCAATATTTGTGaagtaaaaagaagaagaaaggaatgacACACTAGGATGGTGATGACCAGAGTTGGCAGTCCAGGAATGCATATTCATGTTTTTCTGTATCAATACTATATACTATGTATCACTTTATCAATGAGGCCTGCTTATCAATCTGTTTAAAATAGTGCTCTCCTGTCACTCTATcttgttttagttttcttcataGAAGTTGTCACCATCTAGCCTATTATAAATTAAGTTGTTCATGTATTATCAGTCTTATACCTACTTGAGTATAACATATTTGAGGACAAAGGaaaagtgaggttgctcagtcatgtccaactctttgtgaccccatggactgtagcctaccaggttcctccatcccatgggattttccaggcaagagtactggagtgggttgccatttccttctccagaggatcttccccaccagggattgaacccaggtctcctgcaatgtaggcagatgctttaccgcctgagccaccagggaaatcaaatACTCCTTTATTTTGTCCATAGCTGTATCTTCAGCACCAAAAGGAGTTCCTACTACCCAGTATATGCTGAATTAGGTGTATTGTGTCTAAATAATGGCGCTTCAGCTTATGGGTATGTGTCATTCAAGATTCACTTGAGATACCATTATCCAAATCCTCACCAAATAGCTACTGGTAAattaatgagttaatacatggaAATTATTTGACTGTTTAAATAGAAGTATCCCTAGGTTATTGCTATCACGGGGGATGTGAAAAGGATCAAGACTTCGGTATTTATGGAATTTACATATTTTCCTAATGTTCATTGTTTTTACACAAAGATGTAATTTCAGAATCCCAGAATGTGCAATACTTATCTGGTGTGTTCTCTAACGTTCTATAATTTTTGTAATGGGGGCAAAGCCTTTGTCAAATAATTAGAAAGAAACCTTgattaaaaatatactaaaagaGATAACACATTGACTTAAATTCTTCTTTATGTATAAATAACTGATATAAGGCTTGAAGGAGAATGAAGGAGAGATCATTAAAGCAGAAAGCAAAGTCTCCCTGTTTCTCTACTAAATCCAGAGCCCAGTAATTTTCTTCCTGCTTGACCATGTAATAGGTAATAGGCAAGTCACCAGGAAGAAGTATCACTGGTTTTCATATTTAAATCTGTGATGGGGGTCCTCAACTTTAAATTTGAGTTTCTCAACTTTTACCACAACAAGAGGGTATTTCAAACATAACATGAGGAGTTTCACTCCATTTActagaaaaacaacaaatcaaGAAGGCAGAGACAAGTAAAATGAGATTCCCTATCCTCACAAGTCAAGGAAGCCTGGCTGCGCTGTGCAGTAAAACAGGAATTAAAGTTGACTCTGGAAGTGGTCTGCTCTCAGCGGAAAATGGGTGTTTGATCTTAAACCAGTAAACAACcccaaatgtattcatttttaattttgtatctatactAAAAAACTACCCAAAGGCTCAACTGTAAACTTTACTGTGTCTTCTAAGCAAGTACCAGGTCACTATAAAGGAAAGTGACTCAGGACCTAAGAGGAGAGGTAAAAGGAGCAGAGAAGGGACCACTCCCCTCTCATTTCTCATCTTTACACTTGGAAACAAAAATTGCACCCTACACTCACTCTAGTGGACACTAGCAATATGGGAAATGTGAGAAGGTCTCTGAGTCTGTCCCAGGGAAAAGTCGTAGAAATCTGAAACTTGTGCttattaaaacaattaaaaacagtgaAGCCTCAGCTCCTAGACAACTACAATACATGATTAGCAGTTAAAAACAGTAGCTGTAGGATAACTAAAATAGAATGCATCCTTTCTTAGCACTGGAGCTTGCCTTTTGCAGCAAATAGtaagaaaagtaaaaaggagGCCTATAAGACAGTTCAGtacagtcagtcactcagtcgtatctgactctatgcaaccccatggactgcagcacgcgaggcctccctgtccatcaccagctcccagaatttactcaaactcatgtccattgagtcagtgatgccatccaaccatctcatcctctgtgagaCAGGTTACTCATTACTCACCAAACTTCGCTACACAGGGTCCCTGGGCAGTCTGTAGGGGAAGAAGAAGAATTGGTCAGGATGGTGACAGTGTCACAGTTTTCTTGATTATTTAGAGGCTCAGATTCCTGAAGCAGACTTCTCTGCCctaaccacattaaaaaaataaaaaatccctccctccaccctgttTTGGATCTCTCTGCTTTCCTTTACAGATGAGTGGCTCCTTCCTCTACCTTTCATTACACAGCTAGGTCTTCACTACACAGCTTGGGTCTTCTAGGAAGAAGTTAACTCCTTCTACCCACCTAATCTCCACCTACAGGACAACTATTTGATCTTGGATGCTCCTCCTCTTGGGCTATAGAAATTTTCTATATGTCTCTGCACCCCAGTGACTGCATAAGATGATCCACTGGCATGTGAGAAGAAACTAACAattctcatttatatttattttaaataaaaaattaagctaTAGAAATATTAATGTTTCAGAGTGATAATC
The genomic region above belongs to Cervus elaphus chromosome 14, mCerEla1.1, whole genome shotgun sequence and contains:
- the TNFSF18 gene encoding tumor necrosis factor ligand superfamily member 18 isoform X2: MSLSHMENMPVGHSSPQGAQRPSWKQWLLYSTVIVLLLLCSFSALIFTFLPLKTAQGPCVAKFGPLPSKWQMPSPEPSCVNKTADWRLKILQNGLYLIYGQVAPNTAYKGRAPFEVQLRKNEDPIQALTNNSTIQNVGGAYEFHAGDVIDLIFNAEHQILKNKTYWGIFLLANSQFIS
- the TNFSF18 gene encoding tumor necrosis factor ligand superfamily member 18 isoform X1 — its product is MGSSLVNFCFPQLSFLQRMSLSHMENMPVGHSSPQGAQRPSWKQWLLYSTVIVLLLLCSFSALIFTFLPLKTAQGPCVAKFGPLPSKWQMPSPEPSCVNKTADWRLKILQNGLYLIYGQVAPNTAYKGRAPFEVQLRKNEDPIQALTNNSTIQNVGGAYEFHAGDVIDLIFNAEHQILKNKTYWGIFLLANSQFIS